Within the Achromobacter spanius genome, the region CCGCCGCGTGCTGTGCGCGTTGCGCATCGGATGCCGACAGCAAGTCTTCCACACTGACCGTCAACATGGCGCCGTTGATCGGCTGTCGGCCTCGGTACTTGGTCAGCAGGCGAAGAAAGCCGCGCCACTCTTCCTCGTCGCCGGTGGGGTCGCTTTCGTGCGTGGTGTAGCGCCCCGCCGTGTCCAGCAATACGGCATCGTCGGTGAACCACCAGTCGCAATTGCGCGTGCCACCCACGCCGCGCAAGGCCACTTTCCCGTAGCGCTCGGCCAAGGGGAAGTTCAAGCCCGAATTCACCAGCGCCGTGGTCTTGCCCGCCCCCGGCGCGCCGATGATCACGTACCAGGGCAGTTGATACAGATACTGCTTCGAGAACCGATCCAGCGGACGGCGCTTGCCGCGATTCTCGAAGCGCGTCTTGCGCAGCAGCTCGACGGCTTCGTCAAAACGCGCTTCCAACTGGCGGATCTCGTCGTTCTCGGCAACGTCCTCCACCGTCTTTTCGGCGCGCGGCCGAGGCCGCAGTTGGCCCAGCAATTGCGCGTTCAAGCGTCCTTCGCGCCACTTGCGCCACAACCAACGCAGCAGCCATATCGCGAACATCGCCACGATGACGATGATGCGCACTGCCTCGCTTTCCAGCGGCCGCACGGTGCCCACCGCAATGAGCGGCCCCGCGATCCAGATCAGCAGCGCCAGCGCCACCAGCCCCAGGAAATTCCAGACGCGCCGGCTGAAGAACCATCCGAACAAGCGATAGATCATTCCTGGCCTCCTTGTGCGTCGCCCTCATGCCCGGCGGGGGGCACCAGCACCGTGATCTCGACGCGGCGGTTCAACGCACGGCCAGCCGCCGTGTCGTTGGGCGCGACGGGGTCGGCGTCTCCACGCCCTTCCGCCCGCACGCGCGCCGATTGCCCCAGGCGTTGTTCCAGCATGTCCTTGACGGCATCGGCGCGCGCTTGCGACAGGTGCCAGTTGGATGGAAAGCGCGCGCTGCGCATCGGAATGTTGTCGGTGTACCCCCGCACCAGAATGTTGCCCTGCGTCTCGCGCAGCGCGTCCGCCACGCGCGACAACACCGGCAAATACTGATCGCGAACCGAACTCGCGCCAGATTCGAACACGCCGTCTCCGCGCAGCACCACCACGCTGCGGTCCACTTCGTCGCGCACGCTGACCAACTGGTCGCGGATCTCGGGCGCCAGGAACACCGCCAGTCGCGGCGTGGGCGCGGGCCGCTTCACCACCGCCGGCGCAATCTGCACAACGGGTGGCTTCAGTTGGCTGACGGCTGCGAATACACCGTCCGACTGGCTGCCCAGCCGCCAGCCCAAGCCCCAGTACAAGGCCAGCGCCAGCACGGCGGCCAGCGCGCCAAAGACCCACAGCGGCACGGGCAAGCGGCGCAACGGCGTCTGCGCGGGCTCGTCGCGCCAATGCGGCGACAAGGCCAGCGCGTACTCGCCGCGTGCTCCGCGCAGAATGCGCAGCAAGCGCTGCCGCAGCGTTTCCAGTTGCGAGCGGCCGTTGTCCATCACGCGGTAGCGGCCTTCAAAGCCCAGCAGCAGGCAGTAGTACAGCAGCTCCAGCAAGTCCAGATGTTGCGCCGGATTCTGCGACAGCTTGGCCAGCAGTTGGAAGAATTTTTCACCGCCCCAGGTCTCGTTGTGGAAGGTCACCAGCAAGCTATGCGCCGACCATACGCCGCCCCCGCCCCACGGCGTCAACGCGGCGGCCTCGTCCAACGCCGT harbors:
- a CDS encoding DotU family type VI secretion system protein, producing MSAPPGGLGDSPGQASSRLRPHDYVISGANPLVAAANPLLDLIPQIRATAAHPSPAMLREHLLDEVRQFELRAQQAGVSNETILGARYCLCTALDEAAALTPWGGGGVWSAHSLLVTFHNETWGGEKFFQLLAKLSQNPAQHLDLLELLYYCLLLGFEGRYRVMDNGRSQLETLRQRLLRILRGARGEYALALSPHWRDEPAQTPLRRLPVPLWVFGALAAVLALALYWGLGWRLGSQSDGVFAAVSQLKPPVVQIAPAVVKRPAPTPRLAVFLAPEIRDQLVSVRDEVDRSVVVLRGDGVFESGASSVRDQYLPVLSRVADALRETQGNILVRGYTDNIPMRSARFPSNWHLSQARADAVKDMLEQRLGQSARVRAEGRGDADPVAPNDTAAGRALNRRVEITVLVPPAGHEGDAQGGQE